One genomic segment of Methylocystis sp. SC2 includes these proteins:
- a CDS encoding NAD-dependent deacylase — protein MNLFILTGAGVSAESGLGVFRGTGAALWKRYDPMQLATPEAFMRDPALVHEFYNARRRNLIAAASNAAHIALARLEAGLAQRGDSMTLVTQNIDDLHERAGSKRVIHMHGELLKARCASCGAVRDCREELSTDSRCGCDGALRPHVVWFGETPLYMEEIYAALERADRFVAIGTSGAVYPAAGFVREARARGLRCCEVNLEPSENAAQFDERRYGRASEIVPSWVEEILAR, from the coding sequence GTGAACCTCTTCATCCTCACCGGCGCGGGCGTCTCCGCCGAAAGCGGCCTCGGCGTCTTTCGCGGGACGGGCGCGGCGCTGTGGAAGCGCTACGATCCGATGCAGCTCGCGACGCCCGAAGCCTTCATGCGCGATCCGGCGCTGGTGCATGAGTTCTATAATGCGCGTCGGCGCAATCTCATCGCCGCTGCGTCAAACGCCGCACATATTGCGCTGGCGCGGCTCGAGGCGGGGCTCGCGCAGCGCGGCGACTCAATGACTTTGGTGACGCAGAATATCGACGATCTGCATGAGCGCGCCGGTTCGAAGCGCGTCATTCATATGCACGGCGAATTGCTCAAGGCGCGCTGCGCCTCATGCGGCGCGGTGCGCGATTGCCGGGAAGAGCTGTCGACCGATTCGCGCTGCGGCTGCGATGGCGCGTTGCGGCCGCATGTCGTTTGGTTCGGCGAGACGCCGCTCTATATGGAAGAGATCTATGCGGCGCTGGAGAGGGCGGATCGCTTCGTCGCCATCGGCACGTCGGGCGCGGTCTATCCGGCGGCGGGCTTCGTGCGCGAGGCGCGCGCAAGAGGTCTGCGCTGCTGCGAGGTCAATCTCGAACCCTCGGAGAACGCCGCCCAATTCGACGAGCGGCGCTATGGCCGCGCCAGCGAGATCGTTCCGTCATGGGTCGAGGAGATACTAGCGCGATGA
- a CDS encoding GlxA family transcriptional regulator, with protein sequence MEKAFSKKRSPEDARFRRVGFLVYPDCQSLDLSGPFETFYWANLMLSVLRKPPTYHSVVIAQTAGPVRTMSGLQIMASHSYGEMVEGLDTLVVVGGTGCEAVIEDSALLEWVRSIAPKTRRIVSICTGAFVLARAGLLDRRRATTHWTYADRLAKAYPSIEVDASRIFVRDGNVYTSGGITAGIDLALSLVEEDLGRETMLGVARALLVFPRRPGGQSQFKGHAGVLDKPLRAEVSELQTWMLAHPEADLSVSALADRMAMSERSFSRLFRNETGQTPAEFAERARADAARSKLEHTNSLIEVIAMECGFGNAERMRRTFQRLFDASPADYRARFRSTLDP encoded by the coding sequence ATGGAAAAGGCATTCTCCAAAAAGCGATCCCCTGAAGACGCTCGGTTCCGTCGGGTCGGGTTTTTAGTCTACCCCGATTGCCAGAGCCTAGATCTGTCAGGTCCATTCGAAACGTTCTATTGGGCCAACCTTATGTTGAGCGTGCTGAGAAAGCCGCCGACCTACCACTCCGTCGTGATCGCTCAAACGGCGGGACCTGTTCGGACGATGTCCGGACTGCAGATCATGGCCTCCCATAGCTACGGCGAGATGGTTGAGGGATTGGACACCTTAGTCGTTGTGGGTGGCACGGGTTGCGAAGCCGTCATCGAAGACTCTGCGCTCCTCGAATGGGTGCGGTCGATAGCGCCCAAGACGCGTCGGATCGTTTCGATTTGCACTGGCGCGTTTGTTCTAGCGCGAGCAGGCCTCTTGGACCGCAGGCGCGCGACAACGCACTGGACTTATGCAGACCGTCTGGCGAAGGCGTATCCCTCCATCGAAGTCGACGCGAGCCGCATCTTTGTCCGTGATGGGAATGTTTACACATCAGGAGGGATCACAGCAGGTATCGACCTAGCCCTATCTCTGGTGGAGGAGGATCTGGGTAGGGAAACGATGCTCGGCGTCGCACGCGCGCTGCTGGTATTCCCGAGGCGACCGGGCGGTCAATCGCAGTTCAAGGGGCACGCCGGCGTACTGGACAAGCCTTTACGAGCGGAGGTCAGCGAACTTCAGACATGGATGCTGGCTCATCCTGAAGCGGACCTGAGCGTCTCCGCGCTGGCGGATCGCATGGCGATGAGCGAGCGCAGTTTCTCGCGCCTGTTCCGCAATGAGACTGGTCAGACGCCCGCCGAATTCGCCGAACGAGCGCGCGCGGACGCGGCGCGCTCCAAGCTTGAGCACACGAATTCGTTGATCGAGGTGATTGCGATGGAATGCGGCTTCGGCAACGCCGAGAGAATGCGACGCACTTTTCAGCGCCTTTTCGACGCCAGTCCTGCCGATTACCGAGCGCGCTTCCGATCGACGCTAGACCCCTGA
- a CDS encoding pyrimidine 5'-nucleotidase, translated as MTKLSPETSRFAEIDTWVFDLDNTLYPQTADLWPKIDARITLFMMRLFGLDAISLRALQKHYYRQYGTTLRGLMTEHGIDAEAYLAFVHDIDRSSLAHNHSLAEAIAALPGRKLILTNGSRHHAVETAKQLGIDHVFEDIFDIIAAEFIAKPDEGAYMRFFEKLKIEPTRAAIFEDIDRNLVVPHARGMTTVLVLPAHDEGPEREAWEIATGDEPHVDFVTDDLVGFLEGLVG; from the coding sequence ATGACCAAACTCTCGCCCGAGACATCGCGCTTCGCCGAGATCGACACCTGGGTGTTCGATCTCGACAATACGCTCTATCCGCAGACCGCCGACCTCTGGCCCAAGATCGACGCGCGCATCACGCTGTTCATGATGCGGCTGTTCGGCCTCGACGCCATTTCGCTGCGCGCCTTGCAGAAACACTATTATCGACAGTACGGCACGACGCTGCGCGGGCTGATGACCGAACATGGGATCGACGCCGAGGCCTATCTGGCCTTTGTGCACGACATCGACCGCTCGTCGCTGGCGCATAATCATTCGCTGGCGGAGGCGATCGCCGCGCTGCCCGGACGCAAGCTCATCCTCACCAATGGCTCGCGCCATCACGCCGTCGAAACCGCGAAGCAGCTCGGCATCGACCATGTTTTTGAGGATATTTTCGACATCATCGCCGCCGAGTTCATCGCCAAGCCGGATGAGGGCGCCTATATGCGCTTTTTCGAGAAGCTGAAGATCGAACCCACGCGCGCCGCGATCTTCGAGGACATCGACCGCAATCTCGTCGTGCCGCATGCGCGCGGCATGACGACGGTTCTGGTGCTGCCGGCCCATGACGAAGGTCCCGAGCGCGAAGCCTGGGAGATCGCCACCGGCGACGAGCCGCATGTGGATTTCGTCACGGATGATTTGGTGGGATTTTTGGAGGGGTTGGTAGGATAG
- a CDS encoding L,D-transpeptidase: MTIIAANRRRFMGAMLLASAVIAGRRAFGDEKMAEIGRLKPGEFIWRPELALKGPVSVVVSLPQQRVHVYRNGIRIAASTCSTGKPGHTTPTGVFVVLEKDRNHHSSLYDDAPMPNMNRLTWSGVALHAGNLPGYPASHGCVRLPAKFSELLFGVTHIGTPVIIAGAHTDPWELTHPGMVLSGYAEQEFEQVLSGLEGKKHPSDWTEAENFPVTSVVASSADHVIELIENDHVVAKSVLGLEGGDKLGSHVFVLNGADQNSRGMHWSAITHHHEDATLAPDQDVIQRLRADPSFNAAMQARMHPGMTMVLTDAPLSPDSRSGKDFVIVTTE; encoded by the coding sequence ATGACCATCATTGCAGCGAACCGCCGTAGATTTATGGGCGCGATGCTCCTGGCGAGCGCCGTCATCGCCGGGCGCCGCGCGTTCGGCGACGAGAAGATGGCGGAGATCGGCCGGCTCAAGCCGGGCGAGTTCATCTGGCGCCCCGAACTCGCCTTGAAGGGACCCGTCTCCGTCGTCGTGTCGCTTCCCCAGCAGCGCGTGCATGTCTATCGCAACGGCATCCGCATCGCCGCCTCCACCTGTTCGACCGGCAAGCCCGGACATACGACCCCGACCGGCGTCTTCGTCGTGCTGGAGAAGGACCGCAATCACCACTCGTCGCTCTACGACGACGCGCCGATGCCGAACATGAACCGCCTCACCTGGTCGGGCGTCGCGCTGCATGCCGGGAATCTTCCCGGCTATCCGGCCTCGCATGGCTGCGTGCGGCTGCCGGCGAAATTCTCCGAACTGCTGTTCGGCGTCACCCATATCGGCACGCCGGTCATCATCGCCGGCGCCCATACCGACCCCTGGGAGCTGACCCATCCCGGCATGGTGCTCAGCGGCTATGCCGAACAGGAGTTCGAGCAGGTGCTCTCGGGCCTCGAGGGCAAGAAACATCCCTCCGACTGGACGGAAGCCGAGAATTTCCCCGTCACCAGCGTCGTCGCCTCATCCGCCGATCATGTGATCGAGCTGATCGAGAACGACCATGTGGTGGCGAAATCCGTCCTTGGCTTGGAGGGCGGCGACAAGCTCGGCTCGCATGTGTTCGTGCTGAACGGCGCCGACCAGAATTCGCGCGGCATGCATTGGAGCGCGATCACGCATCATCACGAGGATGCGACGCTCGCGCCGGACCAGGATGTGATCCAGCGGCTTCGCGCCGACCCGTCTTTCAACGCGGCGATGCAGGCGCGCATGCATCCCGGCATGACCATGGTGCTGACCGACGCGCCGCTGTCGCCCGACAGCCGCTCGGGCAAGGATTTCGTCATCGTCACCACGGAGTGA
- the dapD gene encoding 2,3,4,5-tetrahydropyridine-2,6-dicarboxylate N-succinyltransferase encodes MPHTGLETLITAAFEDRANITAETQGDIRRAVDSALRLLDAGKLRVAEKIEGMEGAESWQVNQWLKKAVLLSFRLNDMAVIAGGPGGATWWDKVPSKFVGWGAAEHGAAGFRSVPGAIVRHSAYVAPGAILMPSFVNLGAYVDSGTMVDTWVTVGSCAQIGKNVHLSGGVGIGGVLEPLQANPTIIEDDCFIGARSEVVEGVIVGKGSVLSMGVFIGASTKIIDRATGKIHVGYVPPYSVVVSGSLPGKPLPDGTPGPSLYCAVIVKTVDAQTRSKTGINELLRD; translated from the coding sequence ATGCCGCACACGGGACTTGAGACGCTCATCACCGCCGCTTTCGAGGATCGCGCCAATATCACCGCCGAGACCCAGGGCGACATCCGCCGCGCCGTCGACAGCGCGCTGCGTCTGCTCGACGCAGGCAAGCTGCGCGTCGCCGAAAAGATCGAAGGCATGGAAGGCGCTGAAAGCTGGCAGGTCAATCAATGGCTGAAAAAGGCCGTGCTGCTGTCCTTCCGCCTCAATGACATGGCGGTGATCGCCGGCGGGCCGGGCGGCGCGACCTGGTGGGACAAGGTCCCCTCGAAATTCGTCGGCTGGGGCGCGGCCGAACATGGCGCTGCGGGTTTTCGCTCCGTGCCCGGCGCGATCGTGCGCCACTCCGCCTATGTGGCGCCCGGCGCGATATTGATGCCCTCCTTCGTCAATCTCGGCGCCTATGTCGACAGCGGCACGATGGTCGACACCTGGGTCACCGTCGGCTCCTGCGCGCAGATCGGCAAGAATGTGCATCTTTCCGGCGGCGTCGGCATTGGCGGCGTGCTGGAGCCGCTGCAGGCGAACCCGACCATCATCGAGGATGATTGCTTCATCGGCGCGCGCTCCGAGGTCGTCGAAGGCGTTATCGTCGGCAAGGGTTCGGTGCTGTCGATGGGCGTTTTCATCGGCGCCTCGACCAAGATCATCGACCGCGCCACCGGAAAGATCCATGTCGGCTATGTGCCGCCCTATTCGGTGGTCGTCTCCGGCAGTCTGCCGGGCAAGCCCTTGCCGGACGGGACGCCTGGCCCGTCGCTCTATTGCGCAGTGATCGTCAAGACGGTCGACGCGCAGACGCGCAGCAAGACGGGCATCAACGAGCTCTTGAGGGATTGA
- a CDS encoding DUF4238 domain-containing protein gives MSTARRHHYIPRFYLKGFSKPRKRGREHYVHVYERGGRTYQSNITGVAVEYDFNTISVDGHSPDAFEKGMAAFEAEVAPALFRLLETGRFQNDEDRILVMNLIGTMAMRNPRLREVWRDFHERVSYVILDILTANKDRWERHLEKMKRDGYEPGHEVPYDNVRKMVEEKGFKLELQNEAHIKMEVHSLDTLLPLLICRKWMILRAPLASPGFLTSDDPVCLTLDDPEFRGGLYRPGFGLRNTSVTVPLGRHLAIVGKFEGQEECLPINEKGVAHVNSIIIAHSDRRVFAADNHFFYMSGMDEELRPASKLPTDAHFRPRKKNS, from the coding sequence ATGTCGACCGCTCGCCGCCACCACTATATTCCGCGCTTTTATTTGAAAGGCTTCAGCAAGCCCCGCAAACGTGGACGCGAGCATTATGTGCACGTCTATGAACGTGGGGGGAGGACCTATCAATCGAATATCACCGGTGTCGCTGTCGAATACGACTTCAACACCATCTCTGTAGATGGGCACTCGCCCGATGCCTTTGAGAAAGGTATGGCGGCATTTGAGGCTGAAGTAGCGCCGGCGCTTTTCCGCCTGCTCGAAACCGGGAGGTTCCAGAATGACGAGGACCGTATCCTTGTTATGAACCTAATAGGTACAATGGCAATGCGTAATCCACGCTTGCGTGAAGTGTGGCGTGATTTTCACGAAAGAGTTTCTTACGTGATTCTCGATATCTTGACGGCTAACAAGGATAGATGGGAACGACACCTGGAAAAAATGAAAAGAGATGGATACGAACCGGGGCATGAGGTTCCTTATGATAACGTCCGCAAGATGGTCGAGGAGAAGGGATTCAAACTGGAATTGCAGAACGAAGCTCATATTAAAATGGAGGTACATAGTTTAGATACTTTGTTACCGCTCCTTATTTGCAGGAAATGGATGATCTTGAGAGCTCCTTTGGCATCGCCGGGATTCCTTACATCTGACGATCCCGTCTGCTTGACGTTGGACGACCCCGAATTTCGGGGTGGTCTATATCGACCTGGCTTCGGGCTCCGCAACACGTCGGTAACTGTGCCCTTAGGACGACATCTCGCAATTGTTGGCAAATTCGAGGGACAAGAGGAGTGCCTACCAATAAACGAAAAGGGAGTTGCACATGTGAATTCGATTATCATCGCGCACTCGGATAGGCGCGTATTCGCAGCAGACAATCATTTCTTTTACATGAGTGGAATGGACGAAGAGCTAAGGCCAGCCTCGAAGTTACCGACCGACGCGCATTTTCGTCCGCGAAAGAAAAACTCTTAG
- the dapE gene encoding succinyl-diaminopimelate desuccinylase, whose translation MTESRAVALTRELIRCPSVTPADAGALDVVEKALKSAGFETHRIVFSAPGTPDIDNLFAKIGSGAPHLAFAGHTDVVPPGDPARWRFEPFSAEVSDGRVYGRGASDMKGAIAAFAAAALAYVERRGAPHGTLSLLITGDEEGVSINGTVKLIEWAAARGERFDHCIVGEPSNASTLGDMIKIGRRGSLSGRIRVIGKQGHVAYPQRAENPAPIIARIVAALSGHELDKGTTHFERSNLEFSTIDIGNPAVNVIPGEARAQFNIRFNDVWTHESLKERILQVIKEAAPTANVEVEFPPSNAHSFITKPGHFTELVADAVRQVTGRTPELSTTGGTSDARFIVNYCPVLEFGLTNETIHAVDENARVADIDGLCAVYARIIERYFEPASAR comes from the coding sequence ATGACCGAATCCCGCGCTGTCGCGCTCACGCGCGAACTCATTCGCTGCCCGTCCGTGACGCCGGCCGACGCCGGCGCGCTCGACGTTGTCGAGAAGGCGCTGAAGTCGGCGGGATTCGAGACGCATCGCATCGTCTTCTCCGCGCCGGGCACGCCCGACATCGACAATCTCTTCGCCAAGATCGGATCAGGCGCGCCGCATCTCGCCTTCGCCGGCCATACCGACGTCGTGCCGCCGGGCGATCCCGCGCGCTGGCGCTTCGAACCCTTTTCGGCAGAAGTTTCCGACGGGCGCGTCTATGGCCGCGGCGCCTCCGACATGAAGGGCGCCATCGCCGCATTCGCCGCCGCGGCGCTCGCCTATGTCGAGCGGCGTGGCGCGCCGCACGGAACGCTCTCGCTGCTCATCACCGGCGATGAGGAGGGCGTGTCGATCAATGGCACGGTGAAGCTGATTGAATGGGCGGCGGCGCGCGGCGAGCGCTTCGATCACTGCATCGTCGGCGAGCCAAGCAACGCCTCGACGCTCGGCGACATGATCAAGATCGGCCGGCGCGGTTCGCTCAGCGGACGCATTCGCGTCATTGGCAAGCAGGGCCATGTCGCCTATCCGCAGCGCGCCGAAAATCCGGCGCCGATCATCGCGCGCATCGTCGCTGCGCTCTCCGGGCACGAGCTCGACAAGGGCACGACGCATTTCGAGCGCTCCAATCTCGAATTCTCGACGATCGACATCGGCAATCCGGCCGTCAACGTCATTCCCGGCGAAGCGCGCGCGCAGTTCAATATCCGCTTCAACGACGTCTGGACGCATGAGTCGCTGAAAGAGCGCATTCTGCAGGTGATCAAGGAAGCGGCGCCGACCGCGAATGTCGAAGTCGAATTCCCGCCGTCGAACGCCCACTCCTTCATCACCAAGCCCGGCCACTTCACCGAACTCGTGGCTGACGCCGTGCGGCAGGTGACGGGCCGGACGCCCGAACTCTCGACGACCGGCGGCACCTCCGATGCGCGCTTCATCGTCAATTATTGTCCGGTGCTGGAGTTCGGTCTCACCAATGAGACGATTCACGCCGTCGACGAGAACGCCCGCGTCGCCGATATCGACGGGCTCTGCGCAGTCTATGCGCGCATCATTGAGCGCTATTTCGAGCCCGCATCCGCTCGATGA
- a CDS encoding DUF1902 domain-containing protein: MTTPIQIDARWDDDVHVWIATSRDAPGLVVEAASWQSMIDEVRAVLPELLELDAAGLREVSLSFKAETHLALAAG; this comes from the coding sequence ATGACCACGCCGATCCAGATTGACGCCCGCTGGGACGACGATGTGCACGTCTGGATCGCGACTAGCCGCGACGCGCCGGGACTGGTCGTCGAGGCGGCCTCCTGGCAGTCGATGATCGACGAAGTTCGCGCTGTCTTGCCTGAGTTGCTCGAGCTCGACGCGGCAGGCTTGCGGGAAGTTTCGCTTTCTTTTAAGGCGGAGACGCATCTCGCGCTCGCCGCCGGCTAA
- a CDS encoding LL-diaminopimelate aminotransferase, producing the protein MSDFYRIKRLPPYVFEQVNRLKARARAGGADIIDLGMGNPDLPAPKHVIDKLVETAGKPRTDRYSASKGIAGLRRAQAGYYARRFGVALDPESQVVATLGSKEGFANMAQAITAPGDVVLVPNPSYPIHAFGFLMAGGVIRSVPSAPTPDYFVALERAIIHSIPKPIAVIVCFPSNPTAEVASLDFYRDLVAFAKKHEIFVLSDLAYAEVYFDDNPPPSVLQVPGAMDVTVEFTSMSKTFSMAGWRIGFAVGNERLLSALARVKSYLDYGAFTPVQVAAAAALNGSDDCVREMRAIYKRRRDVMVESFAQAGWHIPAPRASMFAWAPAPERFRNISTLEFSKLLIEKADVAVAPGEGFGEHGEGFVRLALVENEQRIRQAARNLRRFFESADTQLHNVVPLAARG; encoded by the coding sequence ATGTCGGATTTCTATCGCATCAAGCGTCTGCCCCCTTATGTCTTCGAGCAGGTGAACCGCCTCAAGGCGCGCGCCCGCGCCGGCGGCGCCGACATCATCGACCTCGGCATGGGCAATCCCGACCTGCCCGCCCCCAAACATGTCATCGACAAGCTCGTCGAGACCGCCGGCAAGCCGCGCACCGACCGCTATTCGGCCTCCAAGGGCATCGCCGGGCTGCGCCGGGCGCAGGCGGGCTATTACGCGCGCCGCTTCGGCGTGGCGCTCGACCCCGAATCGCAGGTCGTCGCGACGCTCGGCTCCAAGGAGGGCTTCGCCAATATGGCGCAGGCCATCACCGCGCCGGGCGACGTGGTGCTGGTCCCGAATCCCTCCTACCCGATCCACGCCTTCGGCTTTCTGATGGCCGGCGGCGTCATCCGCTCGGTGCCCTCGGCGCCGACGCCCGACTATTTCGTCGCGCTGGAGCGCGCGATCATCCACTCGATTCCCAAGCCCATCGCGGTCATCGTTTGCTTTCCGTCAAACCCGACGGCGGAGGTGGCCTCGCTCGACTTCTACAGAGACCTCGTCGCCTTCGCGAAGAAGCACGAAATTTTCGTGCTCTCCGACCTCGCCTACGCCGAGGTCTATTTCGACGACAACCCGCCGCCGTCCGTGCTGCAGGTGCCGGGCGCGATGGATGTGACGGTCGAATTCACCTCGATGTCGAAGACCTTCTCGATGGCCGGCTGGCGCATCGGCTTCGCCGTCGGCAATGAGCGGCTGCTGTCGGCGCTGGCGCGGGTGAAGTCCTATCTCGACTATGGCGCCTTTACCCCGGTGCAGGTGGCGGCGGCGGCGGCGCTCAACGGCTCGGACGATTGCGTGCGCGAGATGCGCGCGATCTACAAGCGGCGGCGCGACGTGATGGTCGAGAGCTTCGCGCAGGCGGGCTGGCATATTCCGGCGCCGCGCGCCTCGATGTTCGCCTGGGCGCCGGCGCCCGAGCGCTTCCGCAATATTTCGACGCTCGAATTTTCAAAGCTCCTCATCGAGAAGGCCGACGTCGCGGTCGCGCCGGGCGAGGGCTTCGGCGAACATGGCGAGGGTTTCGTCCGGCTCGCGCTGGTCGAGAATGAGCAGCGCATCCGCCAGGCGGCGCGTAACCTGCGCCGCTTCTTCGAATCGGCGGATACGCAGCTCCACAATGTGGTGCCGCTCGCCGCGCGGGGGTGA
- a CDS encoding protein tyrosine phosphatase family protein encodes MADPNDIYNWLRLDERTTTSGQPTQAQFDEIAALGVREIINLAPATSEKALKNEAEILAALGLRYTHIPVDFQNPTEEDFDRFRAVFEAAGDSATHVHCIANYRVSAFLYLYRISAGMEEARARADLDKIWTPNPVWAAFIERMRARNSAQ; translated from the coding sequence GTGGCCGATCCCAACGACATCTATAACTGGCTGCGTCTCGATGAACGCACCACCACGTCCGGCCAGCCGACGCAAGCGCAGTTCGATGAGATCGCCGCGCTTGGCGTGCGCGAAATCATCAATCTCGCTCCCGCGACCAGTGAGAAGGCGCTCAAGAACGAAGCCGAGATTCTGGCGGCGCTCGGCCTGCGCTACACGCATATTCCGGTCGACTTTCAAAATCCCACAGAAGAGGATTTCGATCGCTTCCGCGCGGTTTTTGAAGCCGCCGGCGACTCAGCGACGCATGTCCACTGCATCGCCAACTACCGGGTCTCGGCTTTCCTCTATCTTTATCGAATCAGCGCAGGCATGGAAGAGGCGCGCGCCCGCGCCGACCTCGACAAAATATGGACGCCCAACCCGGTTTGGGCCGCCTTCATCGAGCGGATGCGGGCTCGAAATAGCGCTCAATGA
- a CDS encoding enoyl-CoA hydratase-related protein, with amino-acid sequence MIESAEQHAPDLIVAPMLKIAIPTEVYTRTKCLIVHPGIKGDRGPSSLDWAITTHEKSWGVTILEAAEDFDAGPIWASLEFALDSDPPSKSSLYRGPVTEAALCGVLEAIARIERGEVQSGGWRPEPLSEAMAYARGRLRPSMKQADRSIDWEKDSAATVIRKLRAADSAPGVLSKLLGIDCFLFGAHAEDRLRGAPAQILAQRDGAICIGAVDGAVWISHLKAKSDQAHSDICRLAQIGAGCERCAEEFCAAAGIKLPATQVLGPLLRDTPDAPLAIDAPDDHQTYREIVYREEDKVGYLSFDFYNGAMSTAQCKRLRDAFLYARSRPTRVIVLLGGRDFWSNGIHLNVIEASADPAQESWRNINAMDDLVHEVINTMSHIVIAGMRGNAGAGGAILALAADQVFARPNVVLNPHYRSMGELYGSEYWTYLLPKRVGQKKALELTQGCQPLGARKACEIGFLDEVFGEEMDMFEKELRLRAMALAQGPDYAARLVKKLQRRLDDELAKPLASYRDEELQWMRANFFGPDPAYHEARRRFVFKGAPPMRVSSEQTSAFQRGDAKLARWREARQAGNCETTLGQSLENDRGPLHLARAWTDLLQVTIRRLFAPAP; translated from the coding sequence ATGATCGAATCCGCCGAGCAGCACGCTCCGGATCTGATTGTCGCGCCGATGTTGAAGATCGCGATTCCAACGGAAGTTTATACCCGCACGAAATGTCTGATTGTGCATCCGGGCATCAAAGGCGACCGAGGACCGTCGTCGCTGGACTGGGCCATCACGACCCACGAAAAGTCATGGGGCGTCACCATTCTGGAAGCCGCTGAGGATTTCGACGCGGGGCCAATTTGGGCTTCTTTGGAATTTGCTCTCGATTCAGATCCGCCAAGCAAAAGCAGTCTCTATCGCGGCCCCGTGACTGAAGCCGCTCTGTGCGGCGTGCTCGAAGCGATCGCGCGGATCGAGAGGGGCGAAGTTCAGTCTGGAGGCTGGCGGCCGGAGCCCCTCTCCGAGGCGATGGCATACGCGCGAGGCCGTCTTCGCCCCTCGATGAAGCAGGCGGATCGCTCTATTGATTGGGAAAAGGACTCGGCGGCGACCGTTATCAGGAAGTTGCGCGCCGCGGACAGCGCTCCGGGCGTTTTGAGCAAGTTGCTGGGCATAGACTGCTTCCTTTTCGGCGCTCACGCAGAGGATCGCCTGAGAGGCGCGCCCGCTCAGATCCTCGCGCAGCGTGATGGCGCGATCTGCATCGGCGCCGTCGACGGCGCTGTTTGGATTTCCCATCTGAAGGCGAAGAGCGATCAGGCGCACAGTGACATTTGCCGCCTGGCTCAGATCGGCGCTGGCTGCGAACGATGCGCGGAAGAGTTCTGCGCCGCTGCTGGAATCAAGCTGCCCGCTACTCAGGTGTTGGGTCCGCTCCTTCGCGATACGCCCGACGCGCCACTGGCGATCGATGCGCCGGACGATCATCAGACGTATAGGGAAATCGTCTATCGCGAAGAAGACAAAGTCGGCTATCTCTCGTTTGATTTTTACAATGGCGCGATGAGCACGGCGCAATGCAAGCGTCTGCGCGACGCTTTCCTTTACGCCCGCTCGCGTCCCACCAGAGTCATCGTGCTGCTCGGCGGACGCGATTTCTGGTCGAACGGCATCCATTTGAACGTGATCGAAGCGAGCGCTGATCCGGCTCAAGAGTCGTGGCGAAACATCAACGCCATGGACGATCTGGTGCATGAAGTCATCAACACCATGTCGCATATCGTGATCGCGGGCATGCGCGGCAACGCCGGCGCAGGCGGCGCGATTCTAGCGTTGGCGGCCGATCAGGTTTTTGCGCGGCCCAACGTTGTTCTTAATCCTCACTACCGCAGCATGGGGGAGCTCTACGGTTCGGAATATTGGACCTATTTGCTCCCAAAGCGCGTTGGGCAAAAAAAAGCGCTGGAACTTACGCAGGGCTGCCAGCCTCTCGGCGCGCGGAAGGCTTGCGAGATCGGCTTTCTCGATGAGGTCTTCGGCGAAGAGATGGACATGTTTGAAAAAGAGCTGAGGCTGCGCGCCATGGCGCTGGCGCAGGGGCCCGATTACGCCGCGCGGCTGGTGAAAAAACTCCAGCGGCGGCTGGATGACGAATTGGCCAAACCACTGGCGAGTTATCGCGACGAGGAGCTCCAGTGGATGCGGGCGAATTTCTTTGGACCTGACCCCGCCTATCATGAGGCGCGTCGGCGCTTTGTCTTCAAGGGCGCCCCGCCGATGCGCGTCTCAAGCGAGCAGACTTCGGCGTTCCAGCGCGGCGACGCTAAATTGGCGCGTTGGAGAGAAGCGCGTCAGGCTGGAAATTGTGAAACGACCTTGGGGCAGTCGCTGGAGAATGACCGCGGGCCATTACATCTGGCCCGGGCGTGGACGGATCTGCTGCAGGTCACCATTCGGCGGCTCTTCGCACCGGCTCCATGA
- a CDS encoding type II toxin-antitoxin system HicA family toxin, producing MAEFYPQIVALLVAAGCNLVRAGKGSHEIWHSPITNRNFTLPRTTKSRHTANEVLKRAGLPKAF from the coding sequence ATGGCCGAGTTCTATCCGCAGATCGTAGCGCTTCTTGTCGCCGCCGGGTGTAATTTGGTGCGCGCTGGCAAGGGCAGCCATGAGATCTGGCATAGTCCGATCACGAACCGGAATTTCACATTGCCTCGCACGACCAAATCGCGTCATACGGCGAATGAGGTCTTGAAACGGGCGGGGCTGCCGAAAGCCTTCTAG